ATTCTGATAAGAATAGATATGAAGTTTGAGATGAACAGAGATGAGTTTATTGCAATATAAGCAGTGATAAGGAGAAGTAGTTGTGAGAATTAATTAGACTAAGTATTTCATAAAAGAGTTTTATCCTGCGCGATAATTGAATTTAgttaaaatgataataaaaaaaatgtagtaTTGGGTATGTAGGAAAAAATGGAAGGCACGTTATAATGGATAAGTGAAATTATTGCACGGATGGTGCAGCGATTGTTGTTTTATTctatagaaaaagagaaaaagtgtGGTGGTGGTGGAACTTAGGAAGAAGTAGAAGAAGCCATGAGAAGGTCTGTGTGTGAGTTATTGTATGAGCTTTATGCCAAGACAATAGTCCTTGTAACATACATGCTAATACAACTCATCCTTATCATTCGCTACCTTAAATCAAATACGCCTCCAATATCAACCACCCAATACCTCAGTTTCATCGAACAGAAGAACCCTGCCATTCGTTGCACCACAAGACTCAAGGCTGAACACATAGACTGCAGAGTGTGTCTCTCTGAATTCCAGGAGGGGGAGAAGGTGAGGAACCTCAACTGCAGACACACTTTTCACAAGGATTGCCTTGACCAGTGGTTGCAGCAATACTGTGCCACTTGCCCACTTTGCAGGCACAAGGTCTTGCCAGATCATGTTGTGGCCAACTACAACCTCCTTCAAAATCAGgtacaagaagaagaagaagagtatGATGGCAATGATCACCAACTCATCTTTTTGTTATCTGCATTAAGGGGTGGTAGCACTTTGCACACATATCTTTGATCTGCACTTACCTGGTCTTTCCCTTTTCGGGATTATTCATTTCATCACCACAATACTCATTTATGCATCCttagatttttatatttttttaccttTTCCTCTTTCCAATCCAAGGTTGTATATATAGTAAAAGATAGACTCTCTAGCTACTTTCCCTGTTGTGCTGCGTAAGTCTACCTTGTTTAACTCTTTGAATTCGGTTTGGTGCATTTTGGAAACGGTTTAAGTTCGATGCTCCAGAGTTCACATGGGGCATATACCAAAATGGAGATGTATTTCAAAAGCCATTTCTTTGTATTTATCAAAACTTTAAGAAGAGATGATGTGTCCCAATTCAAAGCATAAACTTTACAGTTCAAAAGTTCTGAACAAAAGGGTCGATGGTTGTTGCAGTCATTAGATAGTTAGAAATTATAGGAAAAATCTTGCAACATAATTTGTGTGAGAAATCTTGTTGGACCAATATCAATCATGACAGCACTAACGAGATTAGTTTATAGTATAATAAACTGAGTACAAAATCGACACTGTGTTTGTTCCACTCAATTAACTCCTTAGGTCATTCATTATGTACACCAATAGATCTTGATGGAACAAAACCTCACATCGTTTCTCGAAGAGGTAAAATGTTGAACTACAAGGAATAGTAGTGGGAGTAGATAGACATTGAAATGCTGCAATAATAAAGGGTAGGTGAAAAGGTTAAATGATATGTTGATGCATGATGCATGATGTAGAAGGGAATTCTCAGAAGTCAGACAGGGCAAGCTTTATCTTTATGGGATGAGTCCCCACAAGGCAGTGCTAGTCACATGCAAGAGCACAGGAATTAGCTGTCTGTACTCATTCTATCTTTTAACCGTGGACAACTTCATTATTTCAAAGGTTTATGCAGTACATTACTACAACATTTTGCAGATTTGAGTCCAAAAAAACAGGTCCTACAAATTACAGAAAGAGAGTTGACGTATATAGCTTCCCCCAACTCAGACAAAAGTAGCTATATGTGTAGTCTTTACATTTTTTACTTCACTTACCACTCATGCTTTTAATGCATAATAGTTTCTTGTTATGTCATAAACTCCAACCCAGGACCACACACTACACTCCTTTTCCTTCTCTCTGTACTTGCTTGCTACTGTTTCAGCTGTATAGAAAATATGGTTATGGCACACTAGGTCTATGTTCAAAGATGGTTTCACAGGACCACAAGAGTGGTGTAGAGTAGCCTTTTCAAATGGTGACTGATTGTAGCAGGGCATTTTACATTTGCTTTTCTACAACTGCAGATTTAAACCAGATACCTCTTTCTTGCTTTTTATATGGTcaccaacaacaaaattttGTGTTTCTGCCTTTTGATTCAAAATTATGTGTAggatttaaataaaatgtttttaaatgaaGGCAgttatttaaaacatttttttaacataagAAAGAAATGGGTGATTACACCAAGCCAAATATGATGactattgaatttttttttaccataaaTGTATGTGTTTGCTGATTGTATTTTTTACTGTATTACCATTATTTGAACATTGTGGTTATGGATCCTGGAATTATTAGGTCCATCTATCTGTTTCAAGACaaacttttatattaaaattaaactcCATTATTCtaacaaataaaattcaaaCATGTAAAGTTTgagattataaattaataacaaaaGTTTACTTATATATAATGTGTTATTATGAATGACATACTTTTTTCAATACTAGTTAATTAGTGTCATGTAATATTtaagatgaaaataataatttttaactttaaagaaactaaaatcaaaattaatttattttacatggatttaaaatataatttaagttaaacagcatttttttttctcttttctagcCCTACATTTTTAAGGTGCTCAAATGATAAAATTGCAACTCGTACAAACTAAAATATTCAAATGTTTATTTAACAACGAggtttgtatttttaattgtttttaaactGAAATTTCTTGTGAATTTTTATAgaaactaaaatgaaaaataagttattttgtaaagatataaaacattttaaaaccTAAATAAAAGCTGAATATGAAGTAACTTTCACAAAATGCTACAAACTAATGAAACGGGttcttttacaaaataattctattttagtttaaaaaatcatataaattaaaagttagTCTATTTGTCGTATCAAAACACTTTCATTATCATTTGTCAGAAACACGACCACTCATTAAATCTATGTCTGTATTTCTATTTCACTATCATAATAAGAATTAACTGCcataaaatttagattttataattatatgttattagtattaattatatcaaaattttgtacgattttttaatacttttttatttttgtactataataacttgtttttcttttgttgaaTTGTAGTTGAAAGGAGAGTTAGGTGAGGAAATTGAATACAGTGGGGCAAAGGGGAAGTATATATGATTATAAACTCATAACTTCAAATTGGACACGTGTCATGCTTTGACGCGTTCAAATTCCTTGGACCACCCATGATAATTTTGCTtcacaaaatattttcatttttttatacaacttTAGAAAGACACAAAATAACATTCtcaaataataaacaaaaatataaataactttaaattattCACTTTCATTTGGAATACTGTACTAGTTTTGAAAAGGGAAAGGTTTACCACTTTTCATATATTTTCTACTTCCAAATTTAATATATTGGTAAAATCACCATATTTGTTATGcgttgaaaataaaataataaatttgtgaatctttttatatatattattcccATTTATTCGTACACATAATAAGGCTCTTACTTTTTAAGACCAACAATTTAATATAACTAAAAGTATTTGACAAACAATTTGAAAGTCACAAAACCATTTAATGTAATTATAAAGATTTGACAAATAATTTGATACTCACAAAGTCATTTATTCAGatcaatatttaaattaatataattatagatttaacaaaaaattaataataattatttaaaattaatagatGAGGTATTTACAATGATATATTAGAAGAAAGtcaacaaaaatattatattaaatatttattattatagtgaAACAATATCAATCAAAGCATCACATTTCATCATAATTTGACTCATTTGTTATAGGTCATATGATAATTAATATCATATGTAAGTTGTAACAATCTTCTTCTCAATAATTAACTCATAGATGATTAAATTTCTCGATTAAGACTTAaatcataaaatttatataattaatgtaaCATCGTTCAATCAAAAATTTATTATGTAAACATGATACATCTTAcctaaatagaaaaaaaaacatcttattttaaagaattaatacataaattatttattataactttagttatcattattttttataatgaaaaatataagaGAAACATTACAATCCACCTCTTTATTAGATAAGAGTTAGGTTGTGAAATTGGAGAGGAAAAGATATTATAAATAAGCAACTAATGTTAACAGATTTTGCTGCAAATCATTCAATGCACCATTTCCCTTCTTTAGATAAGTGAATTTAATTGAACTGATTAGATACGAAATGGTGCATTGAATATGTATATAGTAATTgaagtaaaatatataaataaaacgatttgtttatgaataaaaaattacaaaaaaaatataatttacatatctatttatatcattttatgttttctattcacttaaataaataattttatcaaaCTTTTATAATACAAGTTAACCTAATAACTTTTAGCTATCCACTAAGTTAGTAATTTTATTAACACTAGATTGTAAGtaggaatattttattttaatttattttttttcaggtTTCGCTCTGTTACATTACTCTTTACacttttttataacttttaatcTAATATAAATATCTTATAGAATTCATGCTctgattaatattttatttatattagtagaaatacatattttttaaataaataaataaatgttttaatctTATTAATATATAACCGCGCAATGAAGATACTCTAAAATATTTATGAGCAATTGAGaggttttaattgattaaaaaattaaaaatactattGTGAGGCGAGTATCGTAATTACGTTAatgtttcaaaaattaaaataacaattgATAACCATAACTTTCACGAGACAAATATTACGATAAAAGACcaaataaaattagttaatctttttcaaaattttcagcATGTTAGATTTCTTCCTAGATCTTAGTTtgtaaaatgtataaataagaaaaacacaCAAATGAGATGAAAAATGGGTTTTCTGATGtaagttaagaaaaaaaaatatagtcaTTTATTTTTGCTTATAAAAAGGTTAACGAGAaagtctaaataaaaaaatcactaaagAATCAAATTGCAtcaattaaaattatgataaagaAATGAAgcagaaaaaattatatacgcATTATGAGTTACGAGaagaacaaaacaaacaagTTGGGCCTAATATTCGAGCCATGTTGTATTAGCAATGCATATATAAGGCCCAAAAGAGTATTTTTAAAAGAcaaaaggtatttttaatgaaatatatatttttatcttactttttcttttcttttttttcactttttctctAGTTATGATTGTGCACTTCCTTCGTTGTTGTTGCTTGCTGCTTCATCCCTGCCAATAACTGCCTTCACTACTCAGTGTTATCATTATAGAGATTagttttaaacaaaaattatgtGTTGTTATTGactaaattcatttttaattggTTGTTACAAAAAGTTTTTGGAATCTACTGCCTAAACGtcctttttaaaaatttaatacacGTCTACAATCTATACCatctataatgtattttttaaaattaaatatattataaattttataatctaaaatatagtTCTAGATTTAAAATATCGTCTTAATTATACCATCtctattaaggaaataataattatcaaattatatgcaattatggtatgcaatatttgacgatattgtacccaattatatacaattaatttaataattataaaatctcatgattagtatcctacctaattagattgtaagtTGAGGAGAGAAACTCCCtgtatatttcctatacatgaagtgatgtaatatacacataagagaata
The sequence above is a segment of the Phaseolus vulgaris cultivar G19833 chromosome 2, P. vulgaris v2.0, whole genome shotgun sequence genome. Coding sequences within it:
- the LOC137809521 gene encoding E3 ubiquitin-protein ligase RHA2B-like; amino-acid sequence: MRRSVCELLYELYAKTIVLVTYMLIQLILIIRYLKSNTPPISTTQYLSFIEQKNPAIRCTTRLKAEHIDCRVCLSEFQEGEKVRNLNCRHTFHKDCLDQWLQQYCATCPLCRHKVLPDHVVANYNLLQNQVQEEEEEYDGNDHQLIFLLSALRGGSTLHTYL